Part of the Aquimarina sp. TRL1 genome, ACGGTGTAAATAGGGTGAATTCATTTAATAATGGTTTTAAGTTTGTACAATAAACGGGTAGATGAACGAGAATGTATTGGTTTGTAATTCATCTTATTACCTAAAATACAAAATACCCTTTTTGAATAAACATTTTGGAAGGTTAAATTGACTTTACATTCGTTGTAAGACCATTCTTAACGATGAAAACCACAAAACAAATAACACTTTTTTATAAGTAGGAAGATTTTTTTACTTTTAAGAAGGGGGCTGCTTTTGGGATAAGAATAGTTGTCTATTTAGGATGGGAAGAGATGGCGTGTTGCGTAAATTATGACAGTTTTTACAATAGTAATAATTGCTTTATTTCATGATAGCAGACGACTTGTCATGAAAGTAAGGGTGTGGTACATTATTTGTATCTTTACCAAGAAAAATAGAAAAACAAAACAATAGAATATGTATCCAGCAGATTTAGTGAAGCCAATGCGAGAAGATCTTACGAATATCGGATTCGAAGAATTACATACAACAGAAGCTGTTGATAAGGCAATAGATAGAGAAGGAACTACATTGGTTGTTGTAAATTCAGTATGTGGATGTGCAGCGGCAAATGCTAGGCCAGGAGCGAAAGCTTCTTTAGATAATGGAAAAAAACCAGACCATTTGGTGACGGTTTTTGCAGGGGTTGATAAAGATGCCACCAACAAAGCCAGAGAATATATGATTCCGTTTCCTCCATCCTCTCCTTCTATGGCTTTATTTAAAGATGGAGAACTAGTGCATATGTTAGAGCGTCATCATATAGAGGGAAGACCAGCTGATATGATTGCAGAAAATCTAAAAGATGCATATAACGAGCACTGCTAATGATTTTTTTAGCAGATAAAATATAAAACCGTTTGTTTATCAAACGGTTTTTATTTTAGGAAACTATTGGTTTCCTAAAAATAATATCAGACCTTGCAGCGTTTTTAATTGATAATTTTTGATAAACAAACTGCTTGCATCTCTAAACAGTTTTTTGTCAATGATGTATACGTTTATGGAGTTAATAAAAAAGATCATATCTTATCCGTTAAGTGCTGTTTTTTTGTTACTTTTTGGATTGACATTATTGGTGTTCCATCCATTGCAATGGCTTGGTTTAAAATTAGGAGGAGTCAAAGGCCACAGAGGAGTTGTTAATATTATGAATTTAGCAATACTTCGTTGTCTTCATTTTTTAGGAGTAAAGTTTAGTTTTAAAAACAAACATAAACTTCCTGATGATCGTCCTTTAATAATAGTTTCTAATCATCAAAGCATGTTTGATATCCCATTAATCTCTTGGTATATGAGACAATGGAAACCAAAATTTATCTCTAAAATCGAATTAGGAAAAGGAATTCCTAGTATTTCTTTTAATCTTAAACACGGGGGGAATGTGTTAATTGATAGAAAGAATCCGAAACAGTCGATCCCGGCTTTATCAAAATTCGGAAAATTCATTTCCGAACATACATTTTCGGCGGTTATTTTTCCTGAAGGAACAAGAAGTCGAAATGGTAAACCGAGAAAATTTGCTGAAACAGGATTAAAAATTTTATTTAAATATGCTCCCGATGCAGTTGCTGTACCTGTGACGATAAATAATAGTTGGAAATTGGTACGTTATGGTAATTTTCCGATGGGAATAGGGCTTCATTTATCATTAGAAGTACATGAACCATTAGAGATCAAAACAACCAAGACAGATGTCTTGATAGAGACCTTAGAGCAACGAGTTGTGGAAGGAATACGATAAGTAAACAAAAGTTATATTATTATGGCGTTAGATAATATTAGATTAGAAGTAATGCAATTACTGGAAAAGAAAATTGATTCTTTTATAGATAAGTTTCTTATTCCGGTAGAAAAGATTTGGCAGCCGACAGACTTTTTACCTGACTCACAAAACGAAGATACGTTTTTTGATGAGGTAAAAGAATTAAGAGAATTGGCGAAGGAATTACCATATGATTTTTGGGTAGTTTTAGTAGGTGATACCATAACAGAAGAGGCGTTGCCTACGTATGAGTCCTGGTTAATGGATGTGGAAGGAATTAATCAGCAAGAAGGAGGTAATGGATGGTCCAGATGGGTGCGATATTGGTCAGGAGAAGAAAATAGGCATGGAGATGTGCTAAATAAGTATTTGTATTTATCCGGAAGGGTGAATATGATCGAAGTAGAAAGGACAACCCACCACCTGATTAATGACGGGTTTGATATAGGAACTGATAGGGATCCGTATAAGAACTTTGTCTATACAAGTTTTCAGGAATTAGCAACGTACATTTCTCATAATCGAGTAGCAAAACTTGCAAAACAATATTCTAATAAGTCTTTATCAAAAATGTGTAGAATTATTGCAGGAGACGAGATGAGACACCATAACGCATATAGCGAGTTTGTAAAAAGCATTTTTGAGGTTGATCCCAGCCAGATGATGGTTGCTTTTTGTGATATGATGAAAAAGAAAATCATAATGCCTGCTCATTTCTTGAGAGAGTCGGGTCAGTCTATAGGAACAGCATTCGAAGAGTTTTCATGGGCAGCACAGCGAATAGGTGTGTATACTTCTCAGGATTATATAGATA contains:
- a CDS encoding acyl-ACP desaturase, which translates into the protein MALDNIRLEVMQLLEKKIDSFIDKFLIPVEKIWQPTDFLPDSQNEDTFFDEVKELRELAKELPYDFWVVLVGDTITEEALPTYESWLMDVEGINQQEGGNGWSRWVRYWSGEENRHGDVLNKYLYLSGRVNMIEVERTTHHLINDGFDIGTDRDPYKNFVYTSFQELATYISHNRVAKLAKQYSNKSLSKMCRIIAGDEMRHHNAYSEFVKSIFEVDPSQMMVAFCDMMKKKIIMPAHFLRESGQSIGTAFEEFSWAAQRIGVYTSQDYIDIMERLISRWEIDKLVDLTDEAERARDYVMKLPARMKRINERLVIPNEVFQFNWVAPALAK
- a CDS encoding 1-acyl-sn-glycerol-3-phosphate acyltransferase yields the protein MMYTFMELIKKIISYPLSAVFLLLFGLTLLVFHPLQWLGLKLGGVKGHRGVVNIMNLAILRCLHFLGVKFSFKNKHKLPDDRPLIIVSNHQSMFDIPLISWYMRQWKPKFISKIELGKGIPSISFNLKHGGNVLIDRKNPKQSIPALSKFGKFISEHTFSAVIFPEGTRSRNGKPRKFAETGLKILFKYAPDAVAVPVTINNSWKLVRYGNFPMGIGLHLSLEVHEPLEIKTTKTDVLIETLEQRVVEGIR
- a CDS encoding BrxA/BrxB family bacilliredoxin; translated protein: MYPADLVKPMREDLTNIGFEELHTTEAVDKAIDREGTTLVVVNSVCGCAAANARPGAKASLDNGKKPDHLVTVFAGVDKDATNKAREYMIPFPPSSPSMALFKDGELVHMLERHHIEGRPADMIAENLKDAYNEHC